In a genomic window of Urocitellus parryii isolate mUroPar1 chromosome 11, mUroPar1.hap1, whole genome shotgun sequence:
- the Ncmap gene encoding noncompact myelin-associated protein, with the protein MTTATTLGDATFFLNMTTRGEDFLYKSSGAIVAAIVVVVIVIFTVVLILLKMYNRKMRIRRELEPKSPKPAAPSALDPNSNSSQQPTAVTFGPADVHVETR; encoded by the exons ATGACCACAGCCACCACTCTGGGCGATGCCACCTTCTTCTTGAACATGACCACCAGGGGAGAAGACTTCCTGTACAAGA gTTCTGGAGCCATCGTCGCCGCCATTGTGGTGGTTGTCATCGTCATCTTCACCGTGGTTCTGATCCTGCTGAAGATGTACAACAG GAAGATGAGGATCAGGAGGGAGCTGGAGCCCAAGAGCCCCAAGCCGGCTGCCCCTTCTGCCCTGGACCCAAACAGCAACAGCAGCCAGCAGCCCACAGCGGTGACCTTCGGCCCGGCTGATGTCCACGTGGAGACCCGGTGA